One window from the genome of Paenibacillus azoreducens encodes:
- a CDS encoding YitT family protein: MAKTHRKLSPVDLLKKFIFITAGAILMAVALEVFLVPNSIIDGGITGISIVLSEITSIPLGIFLFIINLPFLFLGYKQIGKTFAISTLYGIVVMSVTTQLLHDVSPFTNEKILAVLFGGLILGLGVGLVIRFGGSLDGTEIVAILLSKKTRIPVGQLIMIMNVFIFIIAGFVFGWDSAMYSIFTYYMASKIMDIVVEGLNESKSVTIISSEYEEISETIQARLGRTTTFIYARGGYSREDTQMIYCVVTRLELAKLKAVVQEIDPKAFIAIESVSDVLGGNFEKSAIH; this comes from the coding sequence ATGGCAAAAACGCATAGGAAACTTTCTCCCGTCGATTTGTTGAAAAAATTTATTTTTATTACGGCCGGCGCCATCTTGATGGCTGTCGCGCTCGAAGTTTTCCTGGTGCCCAACAGCATCATCGACGGCGGCATTACTGGTATCTCGATCGTATTATCCGAAATTACATCCATTCCGCTCGGGATTTTCCTTTTTATAATCAATCTCCCGTTTTTATTTCTCGGTTACAAACAGATCGGCAAAACCTTCGCCATCTCCACCTTGTACGGCATTGTGGTCATGTCCGTGACGACGCAGCTTCTGCATGATGTCAGTCCTTTTACCAATGAAAAAATACTTGCCGTCCTGTTCGGCGGCCTGATCCTTGGTCTTGGCGTCGGCCTCGTAATCCGTTTTGGCGGCTCGCTTGACGGAACCGAAATCGTTGCTATTCTTCTTTCCAAAAAAACGCGTATTCCGGTCGGCCAACTCATTATGATCATGAACGTGTTTATTTTTATCATCGCCGGGTTTGTATTTGGATGGGATTCCGCGATGTACTCCATCTTTACATATTACATGGCTTCGAAGATCATGGATATCGTGGTTGAAGGTTTGAACGAATCCAAATCGGTTACGATTATCTCCAGCGAATATGAAGAGATCTCCGAAACGATTCAGGCGCGCCTCGGACGCACGACCACTTTCATTTATGCGCGCGGCGGGTATTCGCGGGAAGATACGCAAATGATCTATTGCGTGGTGACCCGGCTTGAACTTGCCAAATTGAAAGCCGTCGTCCAGGAAATTGACCCGAAAGCTTTTATCGCAATCGAAAGTGTATCGGACGTGCTGGGCGGAAATTTCGAGAAAAGCGCAATTCACTAA
- a CDS encoding alpha/beta hydrolase — protein sequence MSLHSTRFFSNTLELTTSVHVILPEQKYVDPSHPDSLADITYPTLWLLHGLSDDDSCWTRQTSIERYANERGVAVVMPQVGRSFYADMTYGNAYWTFLTKELPVKMRHFFPLSTDPRKNYVAGLSMGGYGAFKWAFNYPEQFAAAASFSGVMDLAGYQAQFGANMKDFDAIFAGQTIEGTPLDLFWLANEANRAKLSHLKLYQSCGTEDFLYEQNVKFRDYVAEQPDLPGYTYSEGPGGHEWSFWDKEIKRVIDWLPLP from the coding sequence TTGTCTTTGCATTCAACCCGTTTCTTCTCGAATACGTTAGAGCTGACCACCAGCGTTCACGTCATTCTGCCGGAGCAAAAATATGTAGATCCGAGCCATCCGGATTCGCTGGCCGATATCACCTATCCGACCCTGTGGCTGCTTCATGGCCTGTCGGATGACGACAGCTGCTGGACGCGCCAAACCTCTATCGAACGTTATGCAAACGAGCGGGGAGTTGCCGTCGTGATGCCTCAGGTTGGACGCAGTTTTTATGCGGATATGACTTACGGAAACGCTTATTGGACATTCCTGACCAAAGAACTGCCTGTAAAAATGAGGCACTTCTTTCCATTATCAACCGATCCCCGGAAAAATTACGTGGCAGGACTCTCCATGGGCGGATATGGGGCTTTTAAATGGGCCTTTAATTATCCTGAACAATTCGCGGCGGCGGCATCCTTTTCCGGAGTGATGGATCTGGCAGGATATCAGGCGCAGTTCGGGGCGAACATGAAAGATTTTGATGCCATTTTCGCGGGGCAAACGATCGAAGGAACGCCACTGGATCTGTTCTGGCTGGCAAATGAGGCCAACCGAGCGAAATTATCGCATTTGAAGCTGTATCAAAGCTGCGGCACGGAGGATTTTTTATATGAGCAGAACGTGAAATTCAGAGACTATGTCGCAGAGCAACCCGACCTGCCTGGATATACATATTCTGAAGGCCCTGGCGGCCACGAATGGAGTTTCTGGGACAAGGAAATCAAACGCGTCATTGACTGGCTTCCTCTGCCGTAA